AGGCGGCGCTGAACGGCGACCTGCACATCGTCATGATGAACGATGAGCAGCTGCTCGAAGGGGCCACCATGATCATGTACATGCGCCCCGCCTTCTAAACCGCGCATTGCCGCGGCGGGTCACACGGGTTATGTGCTCCACGTAACCCGTGGACTCCGGCCATGACCCGCAACCTGACCCTGGCGATCGACGACGACCTGCTCGACAAGGTGCGCGTCCTGGCGGCCATGAAGCGCACCAGCGTTAATGAGATGGTGCGAGGCTTCCTGACGCGACTGGTTGAGCAGGAAGTTGAACACGATGAAGCAACCCAGGAACTGCTCAAACTGATCGACGACTCCGACGGCGACATGGGCGACTGGACGTTCGATCGCGAAGAGACCTACAGCGGGGCCTCGGTTTGATCGCAGGGGCTGAAGTTTTCCTCGACACCCACATCCTGA
The genomic region above belongs to Brevundimonas vitisensis and contains:
- a CDS encoding DUF6364 family protein encodes the protein MTRNLTLAIDDDLLDKVRVLAAMKRTSVNEMVRGFLTRLVEQEVEHDEATQELLKLIDDSDGDMGDWTFDREETYSGASV